A region of Reichenbachiella carrageenanivorans DNA encodes the following proteins:
- a CDS encoding tetratricopeptide repeat protein, protein MKQRVIGIGFLLVCLGSCIQIENTNDTQVKKSIVTDVSDLGVDVVSESEHEAISLLGKKLYAPIIPSSVLEKRKKELAQAEENFSSHPDSLANIIWYGRRLAYLYQYKHAIQIYTLGLNKFPESYKLYRHRGHRYLTLRYFDKAIQDLEKAVFYSRNSPNEMESDGLPNRRNIPRNSVHFNIWYHLGMAYYMKGNYDKSVSAYKACISIADNDDMLVAATDWLYMTYRKTGNIAAAEALLAPIKTRMNVIENYAYHNRLLMYKGIKKPEQLFDPSKGSDMAIDDVTIGYGVGNWYYYNGNTDKALAIFNQMMESPYWQAFGYIAAEVELSNLGNGS, encoded by the coding sequence GTGAAGCAAAGAGTTATCGGTATTGGGTTCTTGTTAGTTTGTTTGGGTAGTTGTATCCAAATAGAAAACACGAATGATACTCAGGTCAAAAAATCTATCGTTACCGATGTGTCAGACTTGGGGGTAGATGTCGTTTCTGAATCTGAGCATGAGGCCATTTCGTTACTAGGAAAGAAGCTTTACGCACCCATCATTCCCTCATCTGTATTAGAGAAAAGAAAGAAGGAATTGGCGCAAGCCGAAGAGAATTTTAGTAGCCATCCCGATAGCTTAGCCAACATCATATGGTATGGACGCCGGTTGGCATATCTCTATCAATACAAGCATGCCATCCAGATATATACTTTGGGGCTCAATAAATTTCCTGAATCGTATAAGCTATATAGGCATAGAGGACATAGGTATTTGACACTTCGTTATTTTGACAAGGCTATTCAGGATTTGGAAAAGGCGGTTTTTTATTCGCGTAACTCTCCAAACGAAATGGAAAGTGATGGACTGCCCAACAGAAGAAATATCCCTAGAAATTCTGTACATTTCAATATTTGGTATCACTTAGGGATGGCTTATTACATGAAGGGAAATTATGATAAAAGTGTGTCTGCTTATAAGGCATGTATCTCTATAGCCGACAACGACGACATGCTTGTAGCAGCCACTGATTGGCTCTATATGACCTATCGAAAAACGGGAAATATAGCAGCAGCAGAGGCATTGTTAGCGCCGATCAAAACCAGAATGAATGTGATCGAAAACTATGCTTATCACAATAGACTCCTGATGTATAAGGGTATTAAAAAGCCAGAACAATTATTTGATCCTAGTAAAGGATCAGACATGGCCATAGATGATGTGACCATAGGCTATGGCGTTGGCAATTGGTACTACTATAATGGCAATACGGATAAGGCCTTGGCTATTTTCAATCAAATGATGGAAAGCCCCTACTGGCAGGCTTTTGGATATATCGCAGCGGAGGTAGAGTTGTCCAATTTGGGTAATGGTTCTTAA